A window of Oncorhynchus tshawytscha isolate Ot180627B linkage group LG10, Otsh_v2.0, whole genome shotgun sequence contains these coding sequences:
- the LOC121847397 gene encoding uncharacterized protein LOC121847397 has protein sequence MIEPQLENIKDQSDMKVDNKAVKHQAVDTDYKNNNLGLDRGHLFPCSYAPDDAAKRSTFTLTNAVPQASSFNQGSWSTMECRVREDLELNCKDNNNRIEAYVLTGAVPSKNNKLNNRVNIPDLMWTAYCCYNSNLGQWVAQAHWGENQKESKGKTLKPETLGALEKVLNKIYNVGVEVFHNKCPRNVNVLEDERGRNLEAVEEVEPGKKRVREGSGEGNGEGNIKMARASGELKDCDDEDGCDCDCDEK, from the exons ATGATCGAGCCCCAG CTTGAAAATATAAAGGACCAAAGTGACATGAAGGTGGATAATAAAGCTGTCAAACACCAGGCTGTGGACACAGACTACAAAAATAACAACCTGGGTCTGGACAGAGGTCACCTGTTCCCGTGTTCGTACGCACCTGATGATGCTGCCAAGAGGTCCACTTTCACCCTGACGAACGCCGTTCCCCAGGCAAGTTCCTTCAACCAAGGCAGCTGGAGTACAATGGAGTGCAGAGTCAGAGAAGATCTTGAGCTTAACTGTAAGGATAACAACAACAGGATAGAAGCCTATGTGTTGACTGGAGCAGTGCCCAGCAAGAACAACAAACTGAACAACAGAGTGAACATCCCAGATCTCATGTGGACAGCCTACTGCTGTTACAACAGCAACCTGGGACAGTGGGTGGCCCAAGCACACTGGGGTGAGAACCAAAAGGAGAGCAAGGGGAAGACATTGAAACCAGAGACCTTGGGAGCACTCGAAAAGGTGTTGAACAAAATCTACAATGTCGGAGTCGAGGTGTTTCACAATAAATGTCCAAGAAACGTTAATGTATTAGAGGACGAGAGAGGGAGGAACTTAGAGGCTGTAGAAGAGGTTGAGCCGGGGAAAAAGAGGGTCAGggaagggagtggagaggggaacgGAGAGGGGAACATAAAGATGGCGAGAGCATCAGGGGAGTTAAAGGATTGTGATGACGAGGATGGATGTGATTGTGACTGTGATGAAAAGTGA